From Microcystis aeruginosa NIES-2549, a single genomic window includes:
- a CDS encoding flotillin family protein — protein MEIIAVLLGVFGLGTGAGLLVIRNYYHICQPSEVLIFAGSRRPTATGKTIGYRLVKGGSSIRLPMIEQVYQMDLTNMIIDLRVVNAYSKGGVPLIVTGVANIKIAGEEPIIHNAIERLLGKKRKEIEQLAKETLEGNLRGVLANLTPEQANSDQIAFAKSLLEEAEQDLEKLGLVLDSLQIQNISDEVRYLDSIGRKQKAELQRDARIAEAKARKTSIIKASENQRLTALRRIQKDLEIAKADAEKRVRDTQTKRGAMIAEVESVVMSDLAKVQAEVAVQNARIKQVKQQLQADVIAPAAAECQQAIAKARGEAAKIIEQGKAQAEGTKKLAASWQGAGNNAKNIFLYQKLELLLKLMVASVPEVQVQTVTVVDGGDGNLVPKMTAFAEQLRQATGVDLVQMANRLAQTEPSVKGKDTNFDFKQLPS, from the coding sequence ATGGAAATTATCGCTGTTTTACTGGGAGTTTTCGGTTTAGGCACAGGTGCGGGTTTATTAGTCATCCGTAACTATTACCATATCTGTCAACCGAGCGAAGTTTTAATTTTTGCTGGTAGTCGTCGTCCCACGGCCACGGGCAAAACCATCGGTTATCGTTTGGTAAAAGGGGGCAGCAGTATTCGTTTACCCATGATAGAACAAGTGTATCAGATGGACTTGACCAACATGATCATCGATCTCAGGGTGGTTAATGCCTATTCTAAGGGCGGTGTGCCGTTAATCGTCACCGGGGTGGCGAATATTAAAATTGCCGGGGAGGAACCGATTATTCACAATGCGATCGAGCGTTTATTGGGCAAGAAACGCAAGGAAATCGAACAATTAGCTAAAGAAACCCTCGAGGGCAATTTGCGCGGTGTCTTGGCGAATTTAACCCCAGAACAAGCGAACTCCGATCAGATTGCCTTTGCTAAAAGTCTCCTGGAAGAAGCGGAACAGGATCTAGAAAAATTGGGTTTAGTTTTGGATAGTTTGCAGATCCAGAATATCTCCGATGAGGTGCGTTATCTCGATTCGATCGGACGGAAGCAAAAAGCCGAATTACAGAGAGATGCCCGGATAGCAGAAGCAAAAGCCCGAAAAACATCGATTATCAAGGCTTCCGAGAATCAACGTCTAACCGCTTTGCGTCGTATCCAAAAAGATTTAGAAATAGCCAAAGCTGACGCAGAAAAACGGGTGCGCGACACTCAAACTAAGCGCGGCGCCATGATTGCCGAGGTAGAATCGGTGGTTATGTCCGATTTAGCTAAAGTACAGGCAGAAGTGGCGGTACAAAACGCCCGAATTAAGCAGGTGAAACAGCAATTACAAGCAGATGTGATCGCTCCTGCGGCGGCGGAATGTCAACAAGCGATCGCAAAAGCCCGGGGGGAAGCGGCCAAAATTATCGAACAGGGGAAAGCGCAAGCGGAAGGAACCAAAAAACTGGCGGCCTCTTGGCAAGGAGCGGGAAATAACGCTAAAAACATCTTTTTATATCAAAAATTGGAGTTATTGCTTAAATTAATGGTCGCTAGTGTGCCAGAAGTGCAGGTGCAAACGGTGACGGTAGTGGACGGGGGTGATGGTAATCTTGTCCCGAAAATGACTGCCTTTGCTGAACAATTGCGTCAAGCTACCGGAGTGGATCTGGTACAAATGGCTAATCGCCTAGCACAAACCGAGCCATCTGTCAAGGGCAAAGACACAAATTTTGATTTTAAACAATTGCCCTCTTGA
- a CDS encoding class I SAM-dependent methyltransferase, which yields MSNDYQRQVIDFYARRHDYDNDFTQARALKLVNYLYLQKSQSVLDVATGTGFIAVAIAPKVKSVIGVDFTPEMIARAEKKLEALNIENIDLINADIAAIDFAESSFDLITCSLAIALFPDIPQVLAKWYQWLKKGGSIAYRLPKLRL from the coding sequence ATGAGCAACGATTATCAGCGTCAAGTGATTGATTTTTATGCCCGTCGTCACGATTACGATAACGATTTTACGCAAGCTCGCGCCCTTAAATTAGTAAATTATCTCTATTTACAAAAAAGCCAATCTGTGCTAGACGTGGCAACGGGAACGGGATTTATAGCGGTCGCAATTGCCCCAAAAGTAAAAAGTGTCATCGGGGTTGATTTCACGCCGGAAATGATTGCCAGAGCCGAAAAAAAGCTAGAAGCATTAAATATCGAGAATATTGACCTAATTAACGCCGATATAGCTGCCATTGACTTTGCCGAGTCTAGTTTCGATCTGATTACCTGTTCTCTGGCGATTGCACTTTTCCCCGATATCCCGCAAGTGCTGGCAAAATGGTATCAATGGTTAAAAAAAGGCGGTTCGATCGCCTATCGGCTGCCGAAATTGCGACTCTAG
- a CDS encoding AAA family ATPase — translation MKLLSIKLCNFRQFYGKTPEIHLAASSRNTTVIYGNNGAGKTTILNACTWVLYEKFTAAFAEPELLVNKRAITEVTTGTSIECSAEVNFEHENKRYQVKRKFFAYQDVNSKIKYGSNSLYMLYAGDDGNWYTPNQPPEDIINQILPESLHRYFFFDGEYIDHQFRSSSQGKIAEDTKELLGVKVLDRAIEHLKKAKKSLQEDLKDLGESDLKKLLKQESKIEQDFEKLKQRQQDIINQLSQQEELKKAVTNRLLELSGAEELKQLKEKLEQQERNLRQDLVRTKDKLKKLISQQAYQVFLKGINQNFQQLIDRLRQQGELPSGIKQQFVQQLLERKKCICGQELQENSQAYLEVQDWMNKAGMADVEEAAIRLSSTVKEMDQRVLDFWQEVDNYQANIHQWRLELSLVESELDEVRDKFRHYPDEDIKNLQSRLDAFEDSLKDLRLEQGSNKNQLDIYEKELESLQKQVHKQQQKEEKYNLGQRRILATQEAINRISEVRQRLENQFRLSLEKRVQEIFSSISFTPYIPRISPDYEVRLLENTTGFAIPVAASTGENQILSLSFIGGIIDRVREWSQKNTLMGIDSSTFPLVMDSPFGSLDHIYRRQVAIAIPKLANQLVVLVTKTQWRGEVETEISPYIGKEYVLVYNSPKADCQEDLINLHGVNYSLVKRSPNNFEYTEIIEVNRFSS, via the coding sequence ATGAAACTACTATCAATAAAGTTATGTAATTTTCGACAATTTTATGGTAAGACTCCTGAGATACATTTAGCGGCGAGTTCTCGCAATACAACGGTAATTTATGGCAATAATGGGGCGGGAAAAACAACAATTTTAAATGCTTGTACTTGGGTACTGTATGAAAAATTTACAGCAGCTTTTGCCGAACCAGAGTTATTAGTTAATAAACGGGCAATTACCGAAGTAACCACGGGAACTTCCATAGAATGTTCGGCAGAAGTAAACTTTGAACATGAAAATAAACGCTATCAGGTAAAACGAAAATTTTTCGCCTACCAAGATGTAAATAGTAAAATTAAATACGGTTCAAATAGTTTATATATGCTCTACGCTGGTGATGATGGTAATTGGTACACACCCAATCAACCACCAGAGGATATTATTAATCAAATTTTACCCGAAAGTTTACACCGTTATTTCTTTTTTGATGGCGAATATATCGATCATCAATTTCGTAGTAGTAGCCAAGGTAAAATCGCCGAAGATACAAAGGAATTATTGGGAGTTAAAGTATTAGATCGAGCGATCGAGCATTTAAAAAAAGCTAAAAAATCTTTACAAGAGGATCTTAAAGATTTAGGGGAATCGGATTTAAAAAAGTTATTGAAACAGGAAAGTAAAATTGAGCAGGATTTCGAGAAATTAAAACAGCGTCAGCAGGATATTATTAACCAGTTATCCCAGCAGGAAGAATTAAAAAAAGCCGTGACTAATCGCTTACTAGAGTTAAGTGGTGCCGAGGAATTAAAACAGTTAAAAGAAAAATTAGAACAACAGGAAAGAAATCTGCGGCAAGATTTAGTCAGAACTAAGGATAAGTTAAAGAAATTAATTTCTCAGCAAGCTTATCAAGTCTTTTTAAAAGGAATTAATCAAAATTTTCAGCAATTAATCGATCGCCTACGACAACAAGGGGAATTACCCAGTGGTATCAAACAGCAATTTGTCCAACAATTATTAGAGCGGAAAAAATGTATTTGTGGCCAGGAATTACAGGAAAATAGCCAAGCTTATTTAGAGGTACAAGACTGGATGAATAAAGCAGGAATGGCCGATGTGGAAGAAGCGGCCATTCGCTTATCTTCCACAGTCAAAGAAATGGATCAACGGGTCTTAGATTTTTGGCAAGAAGTCGATAATTATCAAGCTAATATTCACCAGTGGCGCTTAGAATTATCTTTGGTAGAATCAGAATTAGATGAAGTGCGGGATAAATTTCGCCATTATCCCGATGAAGATATTAAAAATCTGCAATCTCGTTTAGATGCGTTCGAGGATTCTCTAAAAGATTTACGCTTGGAACAGGGTAGCAATAAAAATCAACTAGATATTTATGAAAAAGAGTTAGAATCCCTGCAAAAACAGGTACATAAACAGCAACAAAAAGAGGAAAAATATAATTTAGGACAACGACGTATTTTAGCGACTCAAGAGGCAATTAATCGCATTAGTGAGGTAAGACAGAGATTAGAAAATCAGTTTCGTTTGTCCTTAGAAAAACGGGTACAGGAAATCTTTAGCTCAATTTCTTTTACTCCCTATATTCCCCGTATTAGTCCCGATTACGAGGTAAGATTATTAGAAAATACCACAGGATTTGCCATTCCCGTGGCAGCTTCTACCGGAGAAAATCAGATTCTTAGTTTATCTTTTATCGGGGGAATTATCGATCGAGTGCGAGAATGGAGTCAGAAAAATACTTTGATGGGAATTGATAGCAGCACTTTTCCTCTGGTGATGGATTCCCCTTTTGGTAGTCTTGATCATATCTATCGTCGGCAAGTTGCGATCGCTATTCCTAAATTAGCCAATCAGTTAGTTGTTTTAGTGACAAAAACTCAATGGAGAGGAGAAGTAGAAACCGAGATTTCTCCCTATATTGGTAAAGAATATGTGTTAGTTTATAATTCTCCGAAAGCAGATTGTCAAGAGGATTTAATTAATCTTCATGGTGTTAATTATTCTCTGGTGAAACGCAGTCCTAATAATTTTGAATATACGGAAATTATCGAAGTTAATCGATTTTCCTCCTGA
- a CDS encoding RNA-guided endonuclease InsQ/TnpB family protein, whose translation MEKAYSFRFYPTPEQESLLRRTLGCVRLVYNKALHVRTQAWYERQERVGYTETSSMLTEWKKQEELNFLNEVSCLPLQQGLRHLQTAFTNFFAGRTKYPNFKKKHQGASAEFTKSAFKFKDRQIYLAKCTEPLPIRWSRQIPESCEPSTVTVRLHPSGRWHISIRFDDPTIKPLPVTDKAIGIDLGISSLVITSNGDKVSNHKHFKKHYRRLQKAQKSLSRKQKGSKNREKARIKVAKIHAQTTDNRQDHLHKLTTQLVRENQTIVVENLAVKNMVKNPKLSQAISDVSWGEITRQLAYKCRWYGRNYIEIDRWFSSSKRCSNCGYIAEKMPLNVREWDCPDCGTHHDRDVNASKNILAAGLAVSVCRATIRPEQSKSVKAGAKNPSGQKQKPKS comes from the coding sequence ATGGAAAAAGCCTATTCGTTTCGATTTTACCCCACACCGGAACAAGAGTCGCTATTGCGGCGCACTTTGGGCTGTGTAAGATTGGTTTACAATAAAGCTCTCCATGTCAGAACACAAGCATGGTACGAAAGACAAGAAAGAGTAGGATATACTGAAACTTCTTCAATGTTGACCGAGTGGAAAAAACAAGAAGAATTAAACTTTCTCAATGAAGTAAGCTGTTTACCCTTACAACAAGGGTTAAGACATTTACAAACAGCTTTTACTAATTTCTTTGCTGGTCGTACTAAGTATCCTAACTTTAAGAAAAAACATCAAGGAGCAAGTGCCGAATTTACCAAATCTGCTTTTAAATTTAAAGACAGACAAATCTATTTAGCTAAATGCACAGAACCTTTACCTATTCGATGGTCAAGACAAATCCCAGAAAGCTGTGAACCAAGCACAGTAACAGTCAGATTACATCCTTCTGGACGTTGGCATATCTCAATTAGATTTGATGACCCAACAATTAAGCCATTACCAGTAACAGATAAAGCCATTGGAATTGACTTAGGAATTAGTAGCCTTGTGATTACCAGCAATGGCGATAAAGTATCTAATCACAAGCATTTTAAAAAGCATTATCGGAGACTGCAAAAGGCACAAAAAAGCCTTTCTAGAAAACAGAAAGGCTCAAAAAATCGGGAAAAAGCGAGAATCAAAGTAGCCAAGATTCACGCCCAAACTACTGATAACAGACAAGACCATTTACATAAGCTAACCACTCAATTAGTTCGTGAAAACCAAACGATTGTAGTTGAGAATTTAGCCGTCAAGAATATGGTCAAAAACCCCAAGTTATCTCAGGCAATATCTGATGTAAGCTGGGGAGAAATCACCCGACAATTAGCCTATAAATGCCGTTGGTACGGCAGAAATTACATCGAAATAGATAGATGGTTTTCTAGCTCTAAAAGGTGTAGTAATTGTGGGTATATTGCTGAGAAAATGCCGTTAAATGTTCGAGAGTGGGACTGTCCAGACTGTGGGACTCACCATGACCGAGATGTTAACGCCAGTAAAAACATTTTGGCCGCAGGGCTTGCGGTGTCAGTCTGTAGAGCGACCATAAGACCAGAACAGAGTAAATCTGTTAAGGCAGGTGCGAAAAATCCTTCGGGACAGAAGCAGAAACCTAAATCGTGA
- the dndD gene encoding DNA sulfur modification protein DndD, producing the protein MIFTELVLQNFGPYAGRQVINLRPEKDNNPCPIILLGGMNGGGKTTLMDAIRLALYGARAKCSTRNNLSYAEFLSQAVNNQASLIDQARIELAFEHLVNEQWRQYRIVRYWTKQPKDGKDTLGILDEDWPDPALANTWDEYIETLLPLGISNLFLFDGEQVKELAEQDVPPDSVKDSMQTLLGLELAERLAVDLDILAGRKRRLLAAENELATIEAIEKKLAQYQEDLELARQEMETQQKNLDLVRNDFDAVSDKFRIDGGKIAAERSQLESRKKDLDKKLDKQREYLGQLAGELLPLKLIFPLLEAAKIQGEKELKLQSSQVAQSVLESRDKKLLAYLKQLNLTLEQLDNIRKFLQQENQFLAQDSDCLITPYLDLDEEAIELLNRVLTHQLPAQINLAHQAMEQLRNLEVDLDNLERELAVAASPEEYETLSNNLKNAQKKYLNAQASYEQSHKNYEEIKKKIEKTKKELFAYSEKALESQSNEHIVNAIVKAQQTLKVFKERLTLKKLNRLEGEVAECFRYLLHKSDLVQKIAIDADTFGLSLFGPDGQNVPKHRLSAGEKQLLAIAFLWGLARVSGRDLPIAIDTPLGRLDSSHRHNLVERYFPAASSQVILLSTDTEIGQNELLLLEEQEVIARKYLLEYNSQQRQTTIHPDRYFW; encoded by the coding sequence ATGATTTTTACTGAATTAGTTTTGCAAAATTTCGGTCCCTACGCCGGTCGTCAAGTGATTAATTTACGTCCCGAAAAAGATAACAATCCCTGTCCGATTATCCTTTTAGGAGGCATGAATGGGGGCGGTAAAACTACTTTAATGGATGCGATTCGTTTGGCTTTGTACGGTGCGCGGGCAAAGTGTTCTACTCGCAATAATTTAAGTTATGCCGAGTTTCTCAGTCAAGCAGTTAATAATCAAGCTTCTCTCATCGATCAAGCGAGAATAGAACTGGCTTTTGAACATCTAGTTAATGAACAATGGCGACAATATCGTATCGTTAGATACTGGACAAAACAGCCCAAAGATGGTAAGGATACCCTCGGTATTTTAGATGAAGATTGGCCCGATCCTGCCTTAGCTAATACTTGGGATGAATATATTGAAACTTTATTACCTTTGGGTATTTCTAACCTGTTTTTATTTGATGGGGAACAGGTAAAAGAATTGGCAGAACAGGATGTACCTCCTGACAGTGTTAAGGATTCGATGCAGACTTTATTAGGGTTAGAATTAGCGGAAAGATTAGCCGTTGATCTCGATATTTTAGCTGGTCGCAAGCGCCGGTTATTAGCGGCAGAAAATGAACTGGCAACTATTGAAGCGATCGAGAAAAAATTAGCCCAGTACCAAGAAGATTTAGAATTGGCTCGGCAAGAAATGGAAACTCAACAAAAAAATTTAGATTTAGTTAGAAATGATTTTGATGCAGTCTCGGATAAATTTCGCATTGATGGTGGAAAAATTGCCGCCGAAAGAAGTCAATTAGAGAGCAGAAAAAAGGATTTAGATAAAAAGTTAGATAAACAGAGGGAATATTTAGGTCAATTAGCGGGGGAATTATTACCATTAAAGTTAATTTTTCCTCTCCTAGAAGCCGCTAAAATTCAGGGAGAAAAAGAGCTAAAATTGCAATCGTCTCAAGTCGCTCAATCGGTTTTAGAATCCAGAGATAAAAAGTTACTTGCTTATTTAAAACAACTGAATTTAACCTTAGAACAATTGGATAATATTAGGAAATTTTTACAGCAAGAAAATCAGTTTTTAGCTCAGGATAGCGATTGTTTGATTACTCCTTACTTAGATTTAGACGAGGAGGCGATCGAGTTATTAAATCGAGTCTTAACCCATCAATTACCGGCACAAATTAACCTCGCTCATCAAGCGATGGAACAATTAAGAAATCTGGAAGTTGACTTAGATAATTTAGAGCGAGAATTAGCAGTAGCAGCCTCTCCCGAAGAATACGAAACCCTGAGTAATAACTTAAAAAATGCTCAGAAAAAGTATCTAAATGCTCAAGCATCATACGAGCAAAGCCACAAAAATTATGAAGAAATCAAAAAGAAAATTGAGAAGACTAAAAAAGAATTATTTGCCTATAGTGAGAAAGCTTTAGAATCCCAAAGTAACGAACATATCGTCAATGCTATTGTCAAAGCACAGCAAACTTTAAAAGTCTTTAAAGAACGCTTAACTTTAAAAAAATTAAATAGATTAGAGGGAGAAGTAGCGGAATGTTTTCGTTATTTATTGCATAAGTCCGATCTGGTGCAGAAAATAGCGATCGATGCTGATACTTTTGGTCTATCTCTCTTTGGTCCCGATGGACAAAATGTGCCTAAACACCGTCTTTCTGCCGGAGAAAAACAACTATTAGCGATCGCTTTTTTGTGGGGATTAGCGCGAGTTTCCGGACGAGATTTACCCATCGCTATCGATACACCCCTGGGACGTTTAGATTCTTCCCATCGCCATAATTTAGTTGAACGTTATTTTCCCGCTGCTTCCTCTCAAGTTATCCTCCTTTCCACCGATACAGAAATTGGACAAAATGAGCTACTCTTATTAGAAGAACAGGAAGTAATCGCCCGAAAATACCTGCTAGAATACAATTCCCAGCAACGTCAAACCACTATTCACCCAGACCGTTACTTTTGGTAA
- the dndE gene encoding DNA sulfur modification protein DndE — protein MESPIERFRLSQTAKDSLIKLKRYTKIDQWNILCRWAFCRSLAEPSLPSPVPIPADSNVELSWKVFGGEMADIFLIALKQRCHQDGLGTDKETLTQQFRLHLHRGIGYLAGDTKLKKIDNLIELERENLRES, from the coding sequence ATGGAATCACCGATCGAACGTTTTAGACTATCCCAAACCGCCAAAGATAGCCTAATAAAATTAAAACGCTACACCAAAATTGACCAATGGAATATCCTTTGTCGTTGGGCTTTTTGTCGTTCCCTTGCCGAACCGAGTCTCCCCTCTCCCGTTCCCATTCCTGCCGATAGCAATGTAGAATTATCTTGGAAAGTATTCGGGGGAGAAATGGCCGATATTTTCTTAATTGCCCTCAAACAACGTTGTCATCAAGACGGATTAGGAACCGATAAAGAAACCCTAACTCAACAATTTCGCTTACACTTACATCGCGGTATCGGTTATCTTGCTGGGGATACCAAGCTAAAAAAAATCGATAATTTAATCGAATTAGAGAGAGAAAATCTCAGAGAATCTTAA
- a CDS encoding phosphomannose isomerase type II C-terminal cupin domain yields MDDLINAPSPSPQDIEMTRTPPWGTVTVLEEGPRYRINRIVIKPGHHMSTQMHYHRSEHWIVVSGTARVICDEKETLLKQKESTYVPMNTRHRLENPGSIPLVMIEVQNGEYLGDDDIHRFDDRE; encoded by the coding sequence ATGGATGACTTAATTAATGCTCCCTCCCCTTCTCCCCAAGACATAGAAATGACGCGGACTCCCCCCTGGGGAACGGTGACGGTATTGGAGGAAGGTCCGCGGTATCGCATCAATCGCATTGTCATTAAACCCGGCCATCACATGAGTACCCAAATGCACTACCATCGCAGTGAACACTGGATTGTCGTCTCCGGTACAGCGCGGGTAATTTGTGATGAAAAAGAAACTCTCCTCAAACAAAAAGAATCTACATACGTTCCCATGAATACCCGTCATCGGTTGGAAAACCCCGGTTCGATTCCTCTGGTGATGATTGAGGTGCAAAATGGCGAATATTTAGGAGATGATGATATTCACCGTTTTGATGATCGAGAATAG
- the cobU gene encoding bifunctional adenosylcobinamide kinase/adenosylcobinamide-phosphate guanylyltransferase — MDEKIILVTGAARSGKSEWAEYLAKISQKPVIYIATSSVDEKDQEWCDRIERHRQRRLPQWQTREIPRQLSETIDNSPFTHCLLIDSLGTWVANCLEMSAAEWLEISDRFLSSLKNAAVDVILVAEETGWGVVPAYPLGRLFRDRLGDLCRRIGTIADAVYLVTGGHALNLSQLGQSLSIIGQ, encoded by the coding sequence GTGGATGAAAAAATTATCCTAGTTACAGGGGCTGCCCGTTCTGGGAAAAGTGAATGGGCCGAATATTTAGCCAAAATCAGCCAAAAACCCGTTATTTATATCGCCACCTCCTCGGTGGATGAAAAAGATCAAGAATGGTGCGATCGCATTGAAAGACACCGGCAGCGACGTTTACCCCAATGGCAAACCCGAGAAATTCCCCGACAATTGAGCGAAACTATTGATAATAGCCCATTTACTCACTGTTTATTGATCGATTCCCTCGGTACTTGGGTAGCCAATTGTTTAGAAATGTCGGCAGCTGAATGGTTAGAAATTAGCGATCGATTCTTGTCTTCCCTCAAAAACGCGGCCGTTGATGTTATTCTGGTAGCGGAAGAAACCGGTTGGGGTGTGGTTCCCGCTTATCCCCTCGGTCGTCTGTTTCGCGATCGTTTAGGCGATCTCTGTCGTAGAATTGGCACAATAGCAGACGCGGTTTATCTAGTTACCGGCGGCCATGCTCTTAATTTAAGTCAATTGGGTCAGTCTTTGTCGATAATTGGGCAATAG
- a CDS encoding SagB/ThcOx family dehydrogenase: protein MPDQPISIAQYYHERTKYDPQTIASKSKGLDWSQQPYPFKEYKIGQTFDLKPYLSRQTVPQKGDFWRRISRILGCSYGLTAKIATMGSPLYLRSAPSAGGLYPAEVYLISRGTEFLPAGLYSYQGQSHSLLLFWESDVWTNLQSACFWNPVLENTDIALVTSAIFYRSAWRYEDRAYRRIFLDTGHLLGNIELSASINDYRAHLIGGFNDSQMNELLYLDSEKESVMTVIPLADLLNIRQNLPPSTTALPSATTTVYPKIAEGELLSSLQRATIIDADEKIEAAVTPSNWEDKYNFPFCLKVSVTSRPVNWGEDLIDLESTMLKRRSTRAYSGASLSLDELRALLHFTYQPQDYASQNLDPNPDYFALDLLETFIAVSAVTGLEEGCYYYAPKAQELRQIRFKNFRQELHYLCLGQDLGRDAAAVVFHTADLSKAVAKYGDRVYRYLHADAGHLGQRLNLAAIHLGLGVSGIGGFFDDQVNEVLGIPSDEAVIYITTLGRPKVF from the coding sequence ATGCCAGATCAGCCAATCTCGATCGCCCAATACTACCACGAGCGGACCAAATACGACCCCCAGACGATCGCCTCAAAAAGTAAAGGTCTTGATTGGAGTCAACAACCCTATCCCTTCAAAGAATACAAAATCGGTCAGACTTTCGATCTCAAACCCTACCTCTCCCGTCAAACAGTTCCCCAAAAAGGAGACTTTTGGCGACGTATATCGCGAATTTTGGGCTGTAGCTATGGTTTAACTGCCAAAATCGCCACTATGGGCAGTCCCTTGTACCTACGTTCCGCACCCTCTGCTGGTGGATTATACCCCGCCGAGGTCTATCTGATCTCTCGTGGCACGGAATTTTTACCCGCCGGTCTCTACAGTTACCAAGGTCAAAGTCACTCGCTGCTTTTATTCTGGGAAAGTGATGTCTGGACGAACCTACAATCTGCTTGTTTCTGGAATCCTGTTTTAGAAAATACCGATATCGCTTTAGTTACCAGTGCCATTTTTTATCGATCCGCTTGGCGCTACGAGGATCGAGCTTATCGGCGTATTTTCCTCGATACAGGGCATTTATTGGGCAATATTGAGCTATCAGCCTCGATTAATGACTATCGCGCTCATTTAATCGGTGGTTTTAACGATAGTCAGATGAATGAATTGCTTTATCTTGATTCCGAGAAAGAAAGTGTCATGACGGTGATTCCTTTGGCAGATCTGCTCAATATCCGGCAAAATCTCCCCCCTAGTACCACGGCACTCCCTTCGGCAACCACGACTGTTTATCCCAAAATTGCCGAGGGAGAATTATTAAGCTCCCTACAGCGAGCCACTATCATAGATGCAGACGAAAAGATAGAAGCAGCCGTTACTCCGTCTAATTGGGAAGATAAATATAATTTTCCTTTTTGTCTGAAAGTTTCCGTGACATCCCGTCCCGTCAATTGGGGGGAAGATTTAATCGATCTGGAAAGTACGATGCTTAAACGCAGATCTACCCGCGCTTATAGTGGCGCTAGTCTCAGTTTAGACGAATTGCGAGCGCTGCTGCATTTTACCTATCAACCCCAAGATTATGCCAGTCAAAATCTCGATCCCAATCCCGATTATTTTGCTCTGGATTTATTGGAAACTTTTATCGCTGTTTCGGCAGTAACTGGATTAGAGGAAGGCTGTTATTATTATGCTCCTAAAGCCCAAGAATTGCGGCAAATTCGCTTTAAAAATTTCCGGCAAGAGTTACATTATCTCTGTTTAGGTCAGGATTTGGGACGAGATGCGGCTGCTGTGGTTTTTCATACGGCGGATCTGTCAAAAGCAGTGGCTAAATATGGCGATCGAGTTTATCGTTATCTTCATGCAGATGCGGGCCATTTGGGACAGAGATTAAATTTAGCAGCTATTCATCTGGGGTTAGGGGTTAGTGGTATCGGTGGTTTTTTTGATGATCAAGTGAATGAAGTGTTAGGCATTCCCTCCGATGAAGCGGTTATCTATATCACTACTTTAGGCCGACCGAAGGTTTTTTAG
- the leuD gene encoding 3-isopropylmalate dehydratase small subunit — protein MSQVKTISGRALPLRGNDIDTDRIIPARFLRCITFEGLGEQVFADDRAALQGSHPFDLPQYQGAKILVVNGNFGCGSSREHAPQAILRWGIQAIIGESFAEIFFGNCIANGVPCVTAEAKTITHLQDLITANPEIPVDLSLTTMTVEWGDFVATVSMNEGSRQMLIEGGWDTCGQLLQNLDLIQSTAQKLPYLSFV, from the coding sequence ATGAGTCAAGTTAAAACCATCTCCGGACGAGCTTTACCCTTGCGAGGCAACGATATTGACACCGATCGCATTATTCCGGCTCGTTTTTTGCGTTGTATCACCTTTGAAGGTTTAGGCGAACAAGTGTTCGCCGATGATCGAGCCGCTTTACAGGGGAGTCATCCTTTCGATCTACCCCAGTACCAAGGGGCGAAAATTTTGGTAGTCAATGGTAATTTTGGTTGTGGTTCTTCTCGGGAACACGCACCGCAAGCGATTTTACGTTGGGGAATTCAAGCAATTATCGGGGAAAGTTTCGCCGAAATATTTTTTGGCAATTGTATCGCTAATGGGGTTCCCTGTGTCACTGCCGAGGCTAAAACCATCACCCATTTACAGGATTTAATTACAGCTAATCCCGAAATTCCCGTCGATCTTTCTTTGACAACCATGACAGTGGAATGGGGGGATTTTGTCGCTACCGTGTCTATGAATGAAGGTTCCCGACAGATGTTAATAGAAGGGGGTTGGGATACCTGCGGACAGCTTTTACAAAATCTCGATCTGATTCAATCTACCGCCCAAAAGTTACCCTATTTAAGTTTCGTCTAG